CGGACCGACGGCAGATCCCCGGCAGCAACTGCCCGGTAGGCGGCACTCCGGCTGATCCCCATAAGCACGCTCGCCTGCTCGACCTTTAGCAGACCGGGAAGCTGCATCCGCTGTAGCAGTCCGGTGGCCGTCATGTCCTCCTCGGTGCTGCTGGCGGGCCCGCGTCCGGTGGACGCAGGCCTTGGTCGGTCGAGCTCAGTATAAGCCAATACTT
The DNA window shown above is from Actinomycetota bacterium and carries:
- a CDS encoding helix-turn-helix domain-containing protein — its product is MTATGLLQRMQLPGLLKVEQASVLMGISRSAAYRAVAAGDLPSVRFGCRLYVPTARLLELLGLVLEDR